A single genomic interval of Desulfovibrio sp. X2 harbors:
- a CDS encoding HAD family phosphatase produces the protein MSCERKIVSPSSFTTLFLDVGGVLLTNGWDRHARSEACATFGLDKDELDERHHLTFDTYEEGKLSLDDYLTRLVFYTERPFSREDFTQFMFSRSKPFQEMIDLCCSLKAAHGLQVAVVSNEGRELTEYRIRTFGLNNFVDFFISSCFVHFRKPDHDIYKIALDIAQARPEQVVYLDDREMFVQEAQGLGIHSIHHTGYESTRKALADIGLS, from the coding sequence ATGAGCTGCGAGAGGAAGATAGTGTCCCCGAGTTCCTTCACCACCCTGTTCCTGGACGTGGGCGGCGTCCTGCTGACCAACGGCTGGGACCGCCACGCGCGCAGCGAGGCCTGCGCGACCTTCGGCCTGGACAAGGACGAGCTCGACGAACGCCACCACCTGACCTTCGACACCTACGAGGAAGGCAAGCTGAGCCTGGACGACTACCTCACGCGGCTGGTCTTCTATACGGAGCGCCCCTTCTCGCGCGAGGACTTCACGCAGTTCATGTTCTCGCGCTCCAAGCCCTTCCAGGAGATGATCGACCTGTGCTGCTCGCTCAAGGCCGCGCACGGGCTGCAGGTGGCCGTGGTCAGCAACGAGGGCCGCGAGCTGACCGAATACCGCATCCGGACCTTCGGCCTGAACAACTTCGTGGACTTCTTCATCTCCTCGTGCTTCGTGCACTTCAGGAAGCCCGACCACGACATCTACAAGATCGCCCTGGACATCGCCCAGGCGCGGCCCGAGCAGGTGGTCTACCTCGACGACCGGGAGATGTTCGTGCAGGAGGCGCAGGGGCTGGGCATCCATTCCATCCACCACACGGGCTACGAGTCGACGCGCAAGGCGCTGGCGGACATCGGGCTCTCATAG
- a CDS encoding CheR family methyltransferase, translating into MDDTAQEPTADDAKAAAPAPAATDGKGRLPFPVVAFGASAGGFETLKIILQGLPPDLPAAFVVLTHTSSQMKSHLAEALASFCRMPLREITQDMTPRPGTLHVPPGGVDVALEEGLLRLLPQGKDPPHRGIDRFLASLALQQGDAAVAVILSGAGSDGTLGIRAVKASGGLVIVQEPADALHDGMPGSAAATGMADVILPADHIGPYLVKALGSRFLARGAGSVPREAAGSEEELGRIISLLREHTGHDLSGYKRSTIARRLHKRMLLTGKESLDAYAAELEENPEERGRLFNDLLIGVTSFFRDEEAFAVLRDKALPAVFAGRGREDVVRVWVAGCSTGEEAYSVAMLLEEYKKATGAECGIKIYATDVDKNAVASARKGSYPLRAAKGLSQERLADHFFCNEESCLVSPKLRENIVFAYHDVLRDPPFLDIDILVCRNFLIYLTAEVQARLLPLFSYALRPGGYLLLGPAESVGDSSGLLEPVDAKWRLFRNKRLPGDVPELPLRAARRFSFDSGLFEEKDAGKRLDPAQVATQALLRRYSRPAALVDAGGKIVHLNGDVRPFLELPEGAPSLVVHKLARPALRPHLRAVMDSALRDRQSATSAPLRLERDGREMVRIAADPVLSTGGGVDFLLVSFEEVDPASLPAGCQGQESLGENELITRYEAELERTNDQLQNAVEGYETLNEELKASNEELLSMNEELQSSNEEMEASREELQSLNEELTSLNSELEDKLAQLAEAQGFVENLLTSTNLGTVVLDKDLSVVRFTPAATALFHLRPTDHGRPVDQIKSTFKARELIPDCRRVLEGGSIVEREVKTSSGAWYLQRAYPYHSPKGDVDGVVLTFSDVTELKKAEAVLRRSNEELEAQVNARTEELREKARLLDLSNVLVRDMEDRITLWTSGNERLYGWTRDEALGKVAHELLKTVFPMPHEEIMETLRRRERWSGELRQTAKDGSHVYVSSLWVLNRDAKGRPASILEVGNDATERKKAEAEISSLARFPSENPNPVMRVAGDLRVVHANAASSIFLGPLGGGLGDEFPAAYRDSLRRAFESDAITHFEATVEGRTFAFAVCPVSGAAYGDEDAEDYANIYGMDISARKQAEEEVRRSEERVRRLVDSAPDAIIVQSEGRFAYLNPAAVRLFGAASVEDLLGRSIVEQMHPDFRDAVRERIRVVNEQRIGMPSVELAYLRLDGTAVPVEAVSAPFEHQGKPASLVFARDITDRRRSEEETRRRHELAGAMARVRTAYITGRPSEEIFGTALEEILRLSGSAFGYIAKLRTDGKGRQYQQCLAVSDISWNEETRRFYEQQAPAGMKFYAMDGLNAAAVVSRAPVICDDPAGDPRKNGRLPEGHPALTTFLGLPLFHGKELVGSIGLANRPDGYDEALVEYLQPLLDGYAQVIERLRAERLLHEAKEAAEAANKAKSEFLANMSHEIRTPLNGILGMLHLLQDTPLDDEQKEFLDNASTSSKRLLRLLSDILDLSMVESGKLSIHNDLFSMRDLEKSVCDLFTIAARDKGLALEFTVDERLPARLVGDEARLRQILFNLVGNSIKFTDRGFVRVEAHALASRNIKTQRVLFVVGDSGIGIPDSELSRIFEPFGQVEGSFVRRFSGAGLGLSIVARLVRLMDGELAVESTEGEGTTMYLSLPLAQAKRKEAAAKSGPAGQPSGRGLKLLVAEDDAVNRLSLRRLLEKEGHVVSIAENGQQALAMLAKDDFDCVLMDVQMPVMDGVAATRAIRSLPAHNPKSAVPIIALTAYAMSGDREKFLEAGMDGYLAKPVDYDALSSALADILPLGGGIPED; encoded by the coding sequence ATGGACGACACTGCGCAGGAACCCACAGCTGACGACGCCAAGGCGGCGGCGCCCGCGCCCGCCGCCACGGACGGGAAGGGACGGCTTCCCTTTCCGGTCGTGGCCTTCGGCGCCTCGGCCGGCGGCTTCGAGACGCTGAAGATCATCCTCCAGGGCCTGCCCCCGGACCTGCCCGCGGCCTTCGTCGTCCTCACCCACACATCCTCCCAGATGAAGAGCCATCTGGCAGAGGCCCTGGCGAGCTTCTGCCGCATGCCCCTGCGCGAGATCACGCAGGACATGACGCCCAGGCCCGGCACGCTGCACGTGCCGCCGGGCGGGGTCGACGTGGCCCTCGAGGAGGGGCTCTTGCGCCTCCTGCCCCAGGGCAAGGACCCGCCGCACCGCGGCATCGACCGCTTCCTCGCCTCCCTGGCGCTCCAGCAGGGCGACGCCGCCGTCGCCGTCATCCTCTCGGGCGCGGGCAGCGACGGCACCCTCGGCATCCGCGCGGTCAAGGCCTCGGGCGGCCTGGTCATCGTCCAGGAACCCGCGGACGCCCTGCACGACGGCATGCCGGGCAGCGCCGCGGCCACGGGCATGGCGGACGTCATCCTGCCCGCGGACCATATCGGCCCCTATCTGGTGAAGGCCCTGGGCTCCCGCTTCCTGGCCAGGGGCGCGGGCTCCGTCCCGCGCGAGGCCGCGGGGAGCGAGGAGGAGCTCGGCCGCATCATCTCCCTGCTGCGCGAGCACACGGGCCACGACCTTTCCGGCTACAAGCGCAGCACCATAGCCCGCCGCCTGCACAAGCGCATGCTGCTCACCGGCAAGGAGAGCCTGGATGCCTATGCGGCCGAGCTGGAAGAGAACCCCGAGGAACGCGGCAGGCTCTTCAACGACCTGCTCATCGGCGTGACCTCCTTCTTCCGCGACGAGGAGGCCTTCGCCGTCCTGCGCGACAAGGCCCTGCCCGCGGTCTTCGCCGGGCGGGGACGCGAGGACGTGGTCCGGGTCTGGGTGGCGGGCTGCTCCACGGGCGAGGAGGCCTACTCCGTGGCCATGCTCCTCGAGGAGTACAAGAAGGCGACGGGCGCCGAGTGCGGCATCAAGATCTACGCCACCGACGTCGACAAGAACGCGGTGGCCTCCGCGCGCAAGGGCAGCTACCCGCTGCGCGCGGCAAAGGGCCTTTCCCAGGAACGGCTCGCGGACCACTTCTTCTGCAACGAGGAGAGCTGCCTCGTCTCCCCGAAGCTGCGCGAGAACATCGTCTTCGCCTACCACGACGTGCTGCGCGACCCGCCCTTCCTGGACATCGACATCCTCGTCTGCCGCAATTTCCTGATCTACCTGACCGCCGAGGTCCAGGCCAGGCTCCTCCCGCTCTTCTCCTACGCGCTGAGGCCCGGCGGCTATCTCCTGCTCGGCCCGGCCGAGAGCGTGGGCGACAGCTCCGGCCTGCTCGAGCCCGTTGACGCCAAGTGGCGTCTGTTCAGGAACAAGCGCCTGCCCGGAGACGTGCCCGAGCTGCCGCTGCGCGCCGCCAGGCGCTTCAGCTTCGACAGCGGCCTGTTCGAGGAGAAGGACGCGGGCAAGCGGCTGGACCCGGCCCAGGTGGCCACGCAGGCCCTGCTCAGGCGCTACTCCCGTCCCGCCGCCCTGGTGGACGCGGGCGGCAAGATCGTCCACCTGAACGGGGACGTCCGTCCCTTCCTGGAGCTTCCCGAGGGCGCGCCGAGCCTCGTGGTGCACAAGCTCGCGCGTCCGGCCCTGCGGCCCCACCTGCGCGCCGTCATGGACTCCGCCCTGCGCGACCGGCAGTCCGCGACCTCGGCCCCCCTGCGCCTGGAGCGCGACGGCCGGGAGATGGTCAGGATCGCGGCCGATCCCGTGCTGAGCACGGGCGGGGGCGTGGATTTCCTGCTCGTGTCCTTCGAGGAGGTCGATCCCGCCAGCCTCCCCGCAGGCTGCCAGGGCCAGGAGAGCCTGGGCGAGAACGAGCTGATCACGCGCTACGAGGCGGAGCTGGAACGCACCAACGACCAGCTGCAGAATGCCGTGGAAGGCTACGAGACGCTGAACGAGGAGCTCAAGGCCTCCAACGAGGAGCTCCTGAGCATGAACGAGGAGCTGCAGTCCTCCAACGAGGAGATGGAGGCCTCGCGCGAGGAGCTGCAGTCCCTGAACGAGGAGCTGACCTCGCTCAACAGCGAGCTCGAGGACAAGCTCGCACAGCTGGCCGAGGCCCAGGGGTTCGTGGAGAACCTCCTGACCAGCACCAACCTGGGCACCGTGGTCCTGGACAAGGACCTCAGCGTGGTGCGCTTCACCCCGGCGGCCACGGCCCTCTTCCACCTGCGGCCGACGGACCACGGCAGGCCCGTCGACCAGATCAAGAGCACCTTCAAGGCGCGCGAGCTCATCCCGGACTGCCGCCGCGTGCTCGAAGGCGGCTCCATCGTGGAGCGCGAGGTCAAGACCTCGTCCGGGGCCTGGTATCTCCAGCGCGCCTACCCCTACCACTCGCCCAAGGGCGACGTGGACGGCGTGGTCCTGACCTTCTCCGACGTGACCGAGCTCAAGAAGGCCGAGGCCGTGCTGCGGCGCAGCAACGAGGAGCTCGAGGCGCAGGTCAACGCGCGCACCGAGGAGCTGCGGGAGAAGGCGCGCCTGCTCGACCTGAGCAACGTCCTCGTGCGCGACATGGAGGACCGCATCACCCTGTGGACCTCGGGCAACGAGCGGCTCTACGGCTGGACCAGGGACGAGGCCCTGGGCAAGGTCGCGCACGAGCTCCTGAAGACCGTCTTCCCCATGCCCCACGAGGAGATCATGGAGACCCTCCGGCGCCGGGAGCGCTGGTCGGGCGAGCTGCGGCAGACCGCCAAGGACGGGAGCCACGTCTACGTTTCGAGCCTGTGGGTCCTGAACCGCGACGCCAAGGGCAGGCCCGCCTCCATCCTCGAGGTCGGCAACGACGCCACGGAACGCAAGAAGGCCGAGGCCGAGATCAGCAGCCTGGCGCGCTTCCCGAGCGAGAACCCGAACCCCGTGATGCGCGTCGCCGGTGATCTCCGCGTGGTGCACGCCAACGCGGCCAGCTCCATCTTCCTCGGCCCCCTGGGCGGGGGCCTTGGCGACGAGTTTCCCGCAGCCTACCGCGACTCCCTGCGCCGGGCCTTCGAAAGCGACGCCATCACCCACTTCGAGGCCACGGTGGAGGGCCGCACCTTCGCCTTCGCGGTCTGCCCGGTGTCCGGCGCGGCCTACGGCGACGAAGACGCCGAGGACTACGCCAACATCTACGGCATGGACATCAGCGCCCGCAAGCAGGCCGAGGAGGAGGTGCGCAGAAGCGAGGAACGGGTGCGCCGCCTCGTGGACAGCGCGCCGGACGCCATCATCGTCCAGTCCGAAGGCCGCTTCGCCTACCTGAACCCTGCGGCGGTCCGGCTCTTCGGCGCCGCGAGCGTGGAGGACCTGCTCGGCCGCTCCATCGTCGAGCAGATGCACCCCGACTTCCGGGACGCGGTGCGCGAACGCATCCGCGTGGTCAACGAACAGCGCATCGGCATGCCGAGCGTGGAGCTGGCCTACCTGCGCCTGGACGGCACCGCCGTGCCCGTGGAGGCCGTCTCCGCGCCCTTCGAGCACCAGGGCAAGCCCGCGAGCCTGGTCTTTGCCCGCGACATCACCGACCGCAGGCGGAGCGAGGAGGAGACGCGGCGCCGGCACGAGCTGGCCGGGGCCATGGCCCGCGTCCGCACGGCCTACATCACGGGCAGGCCGAGCGAGGAGATATTCGGCACGGCGCTCGAGGAGATCCTGCGCCTCTCCGGCAGCGCCTTCGGCTACATCGCCAAGCTGCGCACGGACGGGAAGGGCAGGCAGTACCAGCAGTGCCTGGCGGTCTCGGACATCTCCTGGAACGAGGAGACGCGCCGGTTCTACGAGCAACAGGCCCCGGCGGGCATGAAGTTCTACGCCATGGACGGCCTGAACGCCGCGGCCGTTGTCAGCCGCGCGCCCGTGATCTGCGACGACCCGGCCGGGGACCCGCGCAAGAACGGCAGGCTGCCGGAGGGACATCCGGCCCTCACGACCTTCCTGGGGCTGCCCCTGTTCCACGGCAAGGAGCTCGTGGGCAGCATCGGCCTGGCCAACCGCCCCGACGGCTACGACGAGGCACTGGTCGAGTATCTCCAGCCGCTCCTGGACGGCTATGCCCAGGTCATCGAACGGCTGCGCGCCGAGCGCCTGCTGCACGAGGCCAAGGAGGCCGCCGAGGCGGCCAACAAGGCCAAGTCGGAATTCCTGGCCAACATGAGCCACGAGATCCGCACGCCGCTGAACGGCATCCTCGGCATGCTCCACCTCCTGCAGGACACTCCCCTGGACGACGAGCAGAAGGAGTTCCTGGACAACGCCTCGACCTCCTCCAAGCGCCTCTTGCGCCTGCTCTCCGACATCCTCGACCTGTCCATGGTCGAGTCCGGGAAGCTCTCCATCCACAACGACCTCTTCAGCATGCGCGACCTCGAGAAGTCCGTCTGCGACCTCTTCACCATCGCCGCCCGGGACAAGGGCCTCGCCCTCGAGTTCACGGTGGACGAGCGCCTGCCCGCCCGGCTCGTGGGGGACGAGGCGCGGCTCCGGCAGATCCTCTTCAACCTCGTGGGCAACTCCATCAAGTTCACGGACCGCGGCTTCGTGCGCGTCGAGGCCCACGCCCTCGCCTCGCGGAACATCAAGACGCAGCGCGTCCTGTTCGTGGTCGGCGACTCGGGCATCGGCATCCCCGACTCCGAGCTCTCCAGGATCTTCGAGCCCTTCGGCCAGGTCGAGGGCTCCTTCGTGCGCCGCTTCAGCGGGGCAGGGCTCGGCCTGTCCATCGTGGCCCGGCTGGTGCGCCTGATGGACGGCGAGCTGGCCGTGGAGAGCACCGAGGGAGAGGGCACCACCATGTACCTCTCCCTGCCCCTGGCGCAGGCGAAAAGGAAGGAGGCAGCCGCGAAGTCCGGCCCGGCCGGACAGCCCTCCGGCCGAGGCCTCAAGCTGCTCGTGGCCGAGGACGACGCGGTGAACCGCCTGTCGCTTCGGCGCCTGCTGGAAAAGGAAGGGCATGTGGTGAGCATCGCCGAGAACGGGCAGCAGGCCCTGGCCATGCTCGCCAAGGACGACTTCGACTGCGTGCTCATGGACGTGCAGATGCCGGTCATGGACGGCGTGGCAGCCACGCGCGCCATACGCAGCCTGCCCGCCCACAACCCCAAGTCCGCCGTGCCCATCATCGCGCTCACCGCCTACGCCATGAGCGGCGACCGCGAGAAGTTCCTCGAAGCGGGCATGGACGGCTACCTCGCCAAGCCCGTGGACTACGACGCCCTCTCCTCCGCCCTGGCAGACATCCTGCCCCTGGGCGGAGGCATCCCCGAAGACTAG
- the ftsH gene encoding ATP-dependent zinc metalloprotease FtsH, which yields MTVSPPPPSPMDQKKGLGRRALLAIVLTLSVGIGSVYLYGPREPDVRIDYDVFRSEVQKGGVASVSVQGERIDGVFAKKHAKGEGKDKVEYTKFYTFLPSFGDPQLLGLLVANDVSLATRPRERSGWISTLLITLLPMLFIGGLFYMQYKRLRGQGGAGGLFGIGKSKASLYDKSRGGKTFEDVGGASGAKDELREIITFLKDPGRLSKLGGKPPKGVLLVGPPGTGKTLLARAVAGEADVPFYSTSGSAFMEMFVGVGASRVRSMFEDAKKNAPAMIFIDELDSIGRKRGAGLGGGHDEREQTLNQLLNEMDGFEPNEKVVVMSATNRPDVLDPALLRPGRFDRRITVELPSRADRTEILTLYAANKPMAEDVDLDELSRATAGFSGADLENLLNEATLYAMREERDAVAASDIERARDKVTLGLERKGMSMTEEEKRLIACHEGGHALAAARLAHADPLHKVSIIPHSRSLGATLQLPEDERHVFRKNYLKDRLAVMMGGRAAEVMLHGTFTSGAASDLHEATVLARRMVLEWGMGEAFSHVALGGERRNVFLGGEIASRREYSEETAHLVDNEVKRLLDEAFERASRILKDNRPVLERLIDALLEHEEISGPALAEIVGPADPQ from the coding sequence ATGACCGTTTCCCCGCCGCCCCCTTCCCCCATGGACCAGAAGAAAGGCCTGGGCAGGCGCGCCCTCCTGGCCATAGTGCTCACGCTCTCCGTGGGCATCGGCTCCGTCTACCTCTACGGCCCCCGCGAGCCGGACGTGCGCATCGACTACGACGTCTTCCGCAGCGAGGTGCAGAAGGGCGGGGTCGCTTCCGTGAGCGTGCAGGGAGAGCGCATCGACGGTGTCTTCGCCAAGAAGCACGCCAAGGGCGAGGGCAAGGACAAGGTGGAGTACACGAAGTTCTACACCTTCCTGCCGAGCTTCGGCGACCCCCAGCTCCTCGGCCTGCTCGTGGCCAACGACGTCTCCCTGGCCACCAGGCCCAGGGAACGGAGCGGCTGGATATCCACCCTGCTCATCACCCTGCTGCCCATGCTCTTCATCGGCGGGCTGTTCTACATGCAGTACAAGCGCCTGCGCGGACAGGGCGGCGCGGGCGGGCTGTTCGGCATCGGCAAGTCCAAGGCCAGCCTGTACGACAAGTCCAGGGGCGGAAAGACCTTCGAGGACGTGGGAGGCGCGTCGGGCGCCAAGGACGAGCTGCGCGAGATCATCACCTTCCTCAAGGACCCCGGCCGCCTGTCCAAGCTCGGCGGCAAGCCGCCCAAGGGGGTGCTCCTGGTGGGGCCGCCCGGCACCGGCAAGACCCTGCTCGCCCGCGCCGTGGCGGGCGAGGCGGACGTGCCCTTCTACTCCACCTCGGGCTCCGCCTTCATGGAGATGTTCGTGGGCGTAGGCGCCTCGCGCGTGCGCAGCATGTTCGAGGACGCCAAGAAGAACGCCCCGGCCATGATCTTCATCGACGAGCTGGACTCCATCGGCCGCAAGCGCGGCGCGGGGCTCGGCGGCGGCCACGACGAGCGCGAGCAGACCCTGAACCAGCTCCTGAACGAGATGGACGGCTTCGAGCCCAACGAGAAGGTGGTCGTCATGAGCGCCACCAACCGGCCCGACGTCCTGGACCCGGCCCTGCTCAGGCCCGGCCGGTTCGACCGCCGCATCACCGTGGAGCTCCCCAGCCGCGCGGACCGGACGGAGATCCTCACGCTCTACGCCGCGAACAAGCCCATGGCCGAGGACGTGGACCTGGACGAGCTGTCGCGGGCCACCGCGGGCTTCAGCGGCGCGGACCTGGAGAACCTGCTCAACGAGGCCACCCTCTACGCCATGCGCGAGGAACGCGACGCGGTCGCCGCCTCGGACATCGAGCGCGCCCGCGACAAGGTCACCCTGGGGCTGGAGCGCAAGGGCATGTCCATGACCGAGGAGGAGAAGCGCCTCATCGCCTGCCACGAGGGCGGACACGCCCTGGCCGCAGCCCGGCTGGCCCACGCCGACCCCCTGCACAAGGTCTCCATCATCCCCCACTCCCGCTCCCTGGGCGCGACCCTGCAGCTGCCCGAGGACGAGCGGCACGTCTTCCGCAAGAACTACCTGAAGGACCGCCTGGCCGTGATGATGGGCGGCCGCGCCGCGGAGGTCATGCTCCACGGCACCTTCACCTCCGGCGCGGCCAGCGACCTGCACGAGGCCACCGTCCTGGCCCGGCGCATGGTCCTCGAATGGGGCATGGGCGAGGCCTTCAGCCACGTCGCACTCGGCGGGGAACGCCGCAACGTCTTCCTGGGCGGCGAGATCGCCAGCCGACGCGAATACTCCGAGGAGACCGCCCACCTCGT
- a CDS encoding APC family permease, with protein MADGKARGGSQGDGQDRPGEVGLWGAVAIGVGGMVGGGIFAVLGLAATLAGGGVPVAFLAGGLLALLTAYCYTRLSVAFPSAGGSVVFVNTAFGVDYFTGVVNNLLLIGYIVTLALYAYAFGHYAVTLLPGAWHSPLTVHLLISLAVVLPTLLNLAAASVISRAETYIVGFKVAILLLVAVSGLFYVDPARLSPAVWKPLPTIIGSGMVIFVAYEGFELIANAAGGVRDAARTLPRAYFTAVGFVTLLYVLIAVVTVGCLSPQTIAQAEDYALAAAARPALGAFGYRIVAVSAVLATLSAINATLYGAARLSYVIATSGELPEFLEDRVWNKPVVGLLITAGLSLLLANLGGLSSISTMASAGFLIIFATVNAAAFVLARRVGASRPLAAAGCLGCLAAFAVLLDHVAGTNPSHLWVLAGMAGLAMAVEGAYVLYLRKPEHKGKGRLHPPAGQTGG; from the coding sequence ATGGCGGACGGCAAGGCTCGCGGCGGCAGCCAGGGAGATGGACAGGACAGGCCCGGCGAGGTCGGGCTGTGGGGGGCGGTGGCCATCGGCGTGGGCGGCATGGTGGGGGGCGGCATCTTCGCCGTGCTCGGCCTGGCCGCGACGCTCGCGGGCGGCGGCGTGCCCGTGGCCTTCCTCGCGGGCGGGCTGCTCGCGCTGCTCACGGCCTACTGCTACACGCGGCTCTCCGTGGCCTTTCCGAGCGCCGGGGGCAGCGTGGTCTTCGTCAACACCGCCTTCGGCGTGGACTACTTCACCGGCGTGGTGAACAACCTGCTGCTCATCGGCTACATCGTCACCCTGGCGCTCTACGCCTACGCCTTCGGCCACTACGCCGTGACGCTGCTGCCCGGGGCCTGGCACTCGCCGCTCACGGTGCACCTGCTCATAAGCCTGGCCGTGGTCCTGCCCACGCTCCTGAACCTGGCCGCGGCCTCGGTCATCAGCCGGGCGGAGACCTACATCGTGGGCTTCAAGGTGGCCATCCTGCTGCTCGTGGCCGTCTCCGGGCTCTTCTACGTGGACCCCGCGCGCCTCTCCCCCGCGGTCTGGAAGCCCCTGCCCACGATCATCGGCTCGGGCATGGTCATCTTCGTGGCCTACGAGGGCTTCGAGCTCATCGCCAACGCCGCGGGCGGCGTGCGCGACGCGGCCCGCACCCTGCCGCGCGCCTACTTCACGGCCGTAGGCTTCGTGACCCTGCTCTACGTGCTCATCGCCGTGGTCACGGTGGGCTGCCTTTCGCCCCAGACCATCGCGCAGGCCGAGGACTACGCCCTGGCCGCGGCGGCCCGCCCGGCGCTCGGCGCCTTCGGCTACCGCATCGTGGCCGTGTCCGCGGTCCTGGCCACGCTCTCGGCCATCAACGCCACGCTCTACGGCGCGGCGCGCCTCAGCTACGTCATCGCCACCTCGGGCGAGCTGCCGGAATTTCTGGAGGACAGGGTCTGGAACAAGCCGGTGGTCGGCCTGCTCATCACCGCGGGGCTGTCCCTGCTCCTGGCGAACCTGGGCGGGCTGTCGAGCATCTCCACCATGGCCAGCGCGGGCTTCCTGATCATCTTCGCCACGGTCAACGCCGCGGCCTTCGTGCTCGCCCGGCGCGTGGGGGCAAGCCGTCCGCTCGCGGCCGCGGGCTGCCTCGGCTGCCTGGCCGCCTTCGCCGTGCTCCTCGACCACGTGGCGGGCACGAACCCTTCCCACCTCTGGGTCCTGGCGGGCATGGCCGGACTGGCCATGGCCGTGGAGGGCGCCTACGTGCTCTACCTGCGCAAGCCCGAGCACAAGGGCAAGGGCAGGCTCCATCCCCCGGCAGGGCAGACCGGCGGCTGA